In a single window of the bacterium genome:
- a CDS encoding helix-turn-helix transcriptional regulator encodes MSEEKKTIITKVARQIFSKYGFLKTTVEDIAKAARIGKASIYHYFRSKEDLFKSVVEQEYQLLITKIEEEVNKENDPKNKINVYVINRMKYLNELANVYSALKDEYLEHYAFTEKIRERYFHKEMETLRAILKEGVERDIFKIVDIDLTTFTILTALKGLEYPWVANTTAPEMEENLGKLLEILFNGIVKR; translated from the coding sequence ATGAGCGAAGAAAAAAAAACAATTATAACAAAGGTTGCAAGACAAATATTTTCAAAATATGGTTTCCTTAAAACAACAGTTGAGGACATTGCAAAAGCAGCTCGTATAGGCAAGGCATCCATTTATCATTATTTCAGAAGCAAGGAAGACCTTTTCAAAAGTGTAGTTGAACAGGAATATCAATTACTAATAACCAAAATAGAGGAAGAAGTAAATAAAGAAAATGATCCGAAGAATAAAATCAATGTATATGTAATCAATCGAATGAAGTACCTTAATGAATTGGCAAATGTGTACAGCGCTCTCAAAGATGAATATCTGGAGCATTATGCTTTTACAGAAAAAATACGCGAAAGATATTTTCATAAAGAAATGGAAACACTGCGAGCAATTTTAAAAGAAGGCGTTGAAAGGGATATCTTTAAAATTGTTGATATTGACCTGACAACTTTTACAATTCTCACTGCTTTGAAAGGTTTGGAATATCCCTGGGTAGCAAATACTACAGCTCCGGAAATGGAGGAGAATTTGGGAAAACTATTGGAAATTCTTTTTAATGGAATCGTAAAAAGGTAG